A window of the Scytonema millei VB511283 genome harbors these coding sequences:
- a CDS encoding DEAD/DEAH box helicase — translation MKIPQLQADLNLESIFPFELDEFQRQAIAALNANRSVVVCAPTGSGKTLIGEYAIYRALSRGKRVFYTTPLKALSNQKLRDFRDRFGADLVGLLTGDVSINRDAPILVMTTEIFRNMLYGTPIGEVGTSLEGVEAVVLDECHYMNDRQRGTVWEESIIYCPPDIQLVALSATIANSDQLTDWICRVHGPTELIYSEFRPVPLEFYFGNPKGIFPLLDPKTGKLNPRLRPKKGSSDRKQGPRPETPKLIDTVGHLYSRDMLPAIYFIFSRRGCDKAVEELAGVTLVNPEEAAQLKIQIDEFLRRNPDAGRVGQVEPLYRGIAAHHAGILPAWKGLVEELFQQGLIKVVFATETLAAGINMPARTTVISTLSKRTDRGHRLLNPSEFLQMAGRAGRRGMDKLGHVVTLQTPFEGAKEAVYLATAKPDPLVSQFAPSYGMVLNLLQIHNLAEAKELIERSFGQYLATLYLKPQYDAIAEMEDRLADLQTQMQSVDEDRLNHYEKLRQRLKVERQLLKVLEEQALEARLEQLSLTINFAMSGTLLSLRGKHVQTSTPIPAVLVAKIPGSGQAPYFICLGRDNRWYVAASSDIADLFAEFARLDIPEHLMPPVEMPLKPGQARKGNEETAVIAAQIPDLPPWHAAPEVLEQQHRVIAVQEQLTAHPLHHLGNPASILKRKTRIAQLQTEIEERHAELERYAHHHWEEFLHLMEILQRFGALDDLTPTNLGKIAAAVRGDNELWLGLALASGELDNLAPHHLAAAIAALVTETPRPDSWVRYLLSEEVDIALASIRPIRRQLFQLQRRYNVTIPIWLEYDLVALIEQWSLGVEWRELCANTSLDEGDVVRLLRRTLDLLSQIPHVPFLSESLRRNAYRAIQLMDRFPVNEVLEEE, via the coding sequence GTGAAAATTCCCCAACTGCAAGCTGACCTAAATCTAGAGAGTATCTTTCCGTTTGAGCTGGATGAGTTCCAACGACAGGCGATCGCGGCACTGAATGCCAATCGCTCCGTAGTTGTTTGTGCGCCTACGGGTTCTGGCAAAACTTTAATTGGGGAATACGCGATCTATCGCGCCCTCTCTAGAGGCAAGAGAGTTTTTTACACTACGCCGCTGAAAGCGCTATCGAATCAAAAATTACGCGACTTTCGCGATCGCTTTGGGGCAGATTTGGTCGGATTGTTAACAGGCGATGTTTCGATCAACCGTGATGCACCAATCTTGGTGATGACTACGGAAATTTTTCGTAATATGCTCTACGGTACTCCCATTGGTGAAGTGGGAACATCCCTTGAAGGTGTAGAAGCGGTGGTTTTGGATGAATGCCATTACATGAACGATCGCCAGCGGGGGACAGTATGGGAAGAATCTATTATTTATTGTCCGCCAGATATTCAACTGGTAGCACTTTCAGCCACGATCGCCAATAGCGACCAACTGACAGATTGGATCTGTCGCGTTCATGGACCCACAGAACTAATCTATTCTGAATTTCGTCCCGTCCCGCTCGAATTTTATTTTGGCAATCCTAAAGGAATATTTCCTTTACTCGATCCCAAGACTGGAAAACTCAATCCGCGACTGCGACCGAAAAAGGGTAGTAGCGACAGAAAGCAGGGACCCAGACCGGAAACTCCTAAGTTAATTGACACCGTGGGGCATCTCTACTCTAGAGATATGCTACCAGCCATTTACTTTATTTTCAGCCGTCGCGGTTGCGATAAAGCCGTCGAGGAACTGGCAGGCGTAACGCTAGTTAATCCAGAAGAAGCGGCTCAACTCAAAATCCAAATTGATGAATTTTTGCGCCGCAACCCAGATGCAGGACGTGTCGGACAAGTAGAACCACTCTATCGCGGGATTGCCGCTCACCACGCGGGTATATTACCAGCCTGGAAGGGGTTAGTAGAAGAATTGTTTCAGCAGGGTTTAATTAAAGTTGTCTTCGCGACTGAAACCCTAGCGGCAGGAATTAATATGCCAGCGCGGACGACGGTAATTTCTACCTTATCCAAACGTACAGATCGCGGACACCGCTTGCTCAATCCTTCCGAATTCTTGCAAATGGCAGGACGCGCCGGACGGCGAGGTATGGATAAGCTCGGTCACGTCGTCACTTTGCAAACGCCATTTGAAGGCGCGAAAGAAGCTGTATATCTAGCCACTGCTAAACCAGACCCGCTAGTGAGTCAGTTTGCTCCCAGCTACGGCATGGTGTTAAATCTGCTGCAAATTCATAATTTAGCAGAAGCGAAAGAGCTGATCGAGCGTAGTTTTGGGCAATATCTCGCTACATTGTATTTGAAACCCCAATACGATGCGATCGCCGAGATGGAAGATCGACTTGCCGACTTGCAAACTCAAATGCAGTCGGTCGATGAGGATCGGTTAAATCATTATGAAAAATTGCGACAACGGCTCAAAGTCGAACGCCAACTCTTGAAGGTGCTGGAAGAACAGGCATTAGAGGCACGACTAGAGCAATTGAGCCTGACGATTAATTTTGCCATGTCGGGTACGTTATTGAGTTTGCGCGGCAAGCACGTCCAAACATCAACGCCGATTCCAGCGGTGTTGGTAGCGAAAATTCCTGGTTCGGGACAAGCACCTTATTTTATTTGTTTGGGTCGAGATAATCGCTGGTACGTAGCAGCTAGTAGCGATATAGCAGATTTATTTGCCGAGTTTGCTCGATTAGATATTCCCGAACATCTGATGCCGCCCGTAGAAATGCCACTTAAACCAGGGCAAGCGCGTAAAGGCAATGAAGAAACAGCAGTAATTGCGGCGCAGATTCCCGATCTACCCCCGTGGCACGCTGCGCCAGAGGTTTTAGAACAACAACACCGAGTTATTGCCGTACAAGAGCAACTAACAGCTCATCCTTTGCATCATCTAGGCAATCCCGCTAGTATTCTCAAACGCAAGACTAGAATTGCTCAACTGCAAACAGAAATTGAGGAAAGACATGCAGAGTTAGAACGTTACGCCCACCATCACTGGGAAGAATTTCTGCACTTAATGGAAATTTTGCAGCGATTTGGGGCTTTGGACGATCTTACGCCAACCAACTTAGGCAAAATTGCTGCTGCTGTCAGAGGAGATAACGAACTGTGGTTGGGTTTAGCCCTTGCCAGTGGCGAACTAGACAATCTTGCCCCCCATCACCTCGCTGCGGCGATCGCCGCGCTAGTCACGGAAACACCCCGCCCCGATAGTTGGGTACGCTATCTCTTATCAGAAGAAGTCGATATTGCCTTGGCGAGTATCCGTCCGATTCGGCGACAGTTATTTCAATTACAGCGGCGCTATAACGTCACAATTCCAATTTGGTTGGAATACGATTTAGTCGCTTTAATCGAGCAGTGGTCGCTAGGCGTAGAATGGAGGGAATTATGTGCTAATACGAGTTTAGATGAAGGTGATGTCGTCAGATTGCTGCGCCGAACGTTAGATTTACTCTCTCAAATCCCTCACGTTCCATTTTTGTCAGAATCTTTACGTCGCAATGCTTATCGGGCAATTCAACTGATGGATCGTTTCCCAGTTAACGAAGTACTCGAAGAAGAATAA
- a CDS encoding cell division protein SepF, translating to MSTFSKLKHWLVGTNEEYEYEDEFDDIEESGDEAYSPEPTPVPEKETRQQRRWNQVNAGGKGNVIDMHGALNGNYEVVLMEPRSFEEMPQAIQALRDRKMVVLNLTMMEPDQAQRAVDFVAGGTYAMDGHQERVGESIFLFTPLCVQVTTPGTLGHDLPQAVPTRPQRMSAPAPAWTAESTRIAQSG from the coding sequence GTGAGTACGTTTTCTAAGTTAAAGCATTGGCTCGTTGGTACTAACGAAGAGTACGAATACGAAGACGAATTCGATGATATTGAAGAATCAGGGGATGAGGCATACTCACCCGAACCTACCCCTGTGCCAGAAAAAGAAACGCGCCAGCAGCGTCGTTGGAATCAAGTTAACGCAGGTGGTAAAGGGAATGTAATTGATATGCATGGAGCATTGAACGGTAATTACGAAGTAGTTCTGATGGAGCCGCGTTCCTTTGAGGAAATGCCACAAGCCATTCAAGCTCTGCGCGATCGCAAGATGGTAGTGTTAAATTTAACAATGATGGAACCAGACCAAGCACAACGCGCTGTAGATTTTGTGGCTGGCGGAACCTACGCTATGGACGGACATCAAGAGCGAGTGGGTGAAAGCATCTTCCTATTTACACCGCTATGCGTTCAGGTTACAACCCCAGGAACATTGGGTCACGACCTCCCACAAGCCGTACCAACACGTCCCCAGCGCATGAGCGCACCCGCACCCGCATGGACGGCTGAATCGACTAGAATAGCTCAATCTGGCTAA
- a CDS encoding plasmid pRiA4b ORF-3 family protein, with product MPPRKQTTERSVYQLKITLQDLRPPIWRRVQVYSDITLAKLHRIIQEAMGWTNSHLHAFTIQGVEYGQPMPDYELDMRNEQTAKLSQVVPGEKFKFHYTYDMGDSWEHEILVEKVLSPEPQTHYPLCLTGKRACPPEDCGGVWGYAEFLEAIQDPNHPEHESMLEWIGGTFDPEAFYLDEVNQQLKQIR from the coding sequence ATGCCACCCCGCAAGCAAACAACAGAGCGATCGGTTTATCAGCTGAAAATAACGCTTCAAGATTTGCGTCCGCCGATTTGGAGACGAGTGCAAGTCTACAGCGACATCACGCTGGCTAAATTGCATCGAATTATTCAAGAGGCAATGGGCTGGACAAATTCCCATCTTCATGCTTTTACAATTCAAGGCGTAGAATATGGGCAACCAATGCCAGACTACGAGCTCGATATGCGGAACGAACAGACGGCAAAATTAAGCCAAGTCGTGCCAGGGGAAAAGTTCAAATTCCACTATACCTATGACATGGGCGATTCTTGGGAACATGAGATTTTAGTCGAAAAGGTACTATCACCCGAACCGCAGACGCACTATCCACTGTGTTTAACCGGTAAACGTGCCTGTCCGCCAGAAGACTGTGGCGGGGTTTGGGGTTATGCAGAATTTTTAGAAGCAATTCAAGACCCAAATCATCCAGAACATGAATCGATGTTGGAATGGATTGGTGGTACATTCGATCCCGAAGCTTTCTATCTAGACGAAGTAAATCAACAACTGAAGCAGATTCGGTGA
- a CDS encoding vWA domain-containing protein, with protein MTDRDYTLILDKSGSMSTPDQQGGKSRWEVAQESTLAVARKCEQFDPDGITVYVFSGKFKRYDDVTSAKVSQIFLENDPVGTTNLASVLQDATNNYFQRKAKGQTKPEGETIVVVTDGEPDDRRAVFEVIINATRQMERDEELAISMIQVGSDPQATKFLKALDDQLQGVGAKFDICDTVTLDDLEDMSLSEVLMNAIGD; from the coding sequence ATGACAGACCGCGACTACACTTTAATTCTTGACAAAAGCGGCAGTATGTCTACTCCCGACCAACAGGGGGGTAAAAGTAGATGGGAAGTTGCCCAAGAATCTACTTTAGCCGTGGCGAGAAAGTGCGAACAGTTCGATCCTGATGGCATTACTGTATATGTTTTTTCCGGTAAATTTAAGCGTTACGATGATGTGACATCAGCGAAAGTCTCTCAAATCTTTTTAGAAAACGATCCGGTGGGGACGACGAATCTAGCATCCGTGCTACAAGATGCGACTAATAATTACTTTCAGCGCAAAGCCAAGGGACAGACAAAGCCAGAGGGAGAAACTATTGTCGTCGTGACTGATGGAGAACCAGACGATCGCCGTGCGGTGTTTGAAGTTATCATCAATGCTACCCGTCAGATGGAACGGGATGAAGAATTAGCAATTTCGATGATTCAAGTTGGTTCCGATCCGCAAGCCACCAAATTTCTGAAAGCTTTAGACGATCAATTGCAGGGAGTTGGTGCTAAATTTGATATCTGCGACACGGTGACGTTGGACGATTTAGAGGATATGAGTTTATCTGAAGTGCTGATGAACGCTATTGGCGATTGA
- a CDS encoding NYN domain-containing protein: MSPPSTQPVLLVDGYNIIGAWQHLKIARDRDGLEAARWQLAEALISYSAFKGLSTQIVFDAQYQQTIGTQEVKTENLSVYYTNFGETADTYIERICAAYYRQYLNRSLCSRLIVATSDRAQQLTVMGYGAEWLSALQLRQEVEAATVRSRRKHKQGKQSSGRFLASAIDPKARQKLAKMRFGL; the protein is encoded by the coding sequence ATGTCACCCCCTTCGACTCAACCTGTTTTGCTAGTAGACGGCTACAACATCATTGGCGCTTGGCAACACCTGAAAATAGCCCGCGATCGCGACGGATTAGAGGCAGCGCGGTGGCAGTTGGCAGAAGCTTTAATTAGTTACAGTGCTTTTAAGGGATTAAGTACTCAAATTGTTTTTGACGCTCAGTATCAACAGACGATTGGGACTCAAGAAGTCAAAACAGAAAATCTATCTGTATACTACACCAATTTCGGCGAAACGGCAGACACATATATAGAAAGAATCTGCGCGGCATACTACAGGCAGTATTTAAATCGCTCGCTCTGCTCCCGCTTAATTGTTGCTACCTCCGATCGCGCTCAGCAACTAACTGTAATGGGTTACGGTGCGGAATGGCTCTCGGCTTTGCAATTAAGACAAGAAGTCGAGGCGGCTACAGTGCGATCGCGCCGCAAACACAAACAAGGCAAACAATCATCAGGGAGATTTCTGGCTTCGGCGATCGACCCGAAAGCGCGGCAAAAGCTAGCTAAAATGCGCTTTGGCTTGTAA
- the pipX gene encoding transcriptional coactivator PipX, protein MNTENYLNHPTFGLLFRICLLEEHQELFTTLYAQRLFFLVTLEASGMKFEPVSRSEARLLLETRLRFLRRNGQYQEYDRLQKTLQATFQ, encoded by the coding sequence ATGAATACAGAAAATTATTTGAATCATCCTACATTTGGGTTGTTATTCCGCATCTGCCTTTTGGAGGAACATCAAGAACTTTTCACCACGCTCTACGCCCAGCGCTTATTTTTTTTGGTGACACTTGAAGCTTCAGGGATGAAATTCGAGCCAGTGAGCCGCTCTGAAGCTCGTTTACTATTGGAGACTCGACTGCGGTTCTTACGTCGTAACGGTCAATATCAAGAGTACGATCGATTACAGAAGACTTTGCAAGCCACCTTCCAATGA
- a CDS encoding salt stress protein, Slr1339 family, translating into MLKQGRRLRAEEEIYMDEIDRLLSQLKAENEKQPAKPSPQPPVESFSTAKSSGAIDRILEQVKSDRDRQDREQEEIRQAQLKAEQLKQQQLQQEKREELKKTAQVWLEKLDPFSPEGLWFERFAEKYESKLAAAIDYLLENSG; encoded by the coding sequence TTGCTGAAACAAGGCAGAAGGCTGAGGGCAGAAGAGGAAATATATATGGATGAGATCGATCGCCTGCTATCCCAACTCAAAGCAGAAAATGAAAAGCAGCCTGCAAAACCCAGTCCTCAGCCGCCAGTAGAAAGTTTTTCTACAGCTAAATCGAGTGGGGCGATCGATCGTATCTTAGAGCAAGTAAAATCCGATCGCGATCGCCAAGATCGCGAACAAGAAGAAATTAGACAAGCACAATTAAAAGCCGAACAACTAAAACAACAGCAACTTCAGCAAGAAAAACGAGAAGAGTTGAAAAAAACGGCTCAAGTGTGGTTAGAAAAGTTAGATCCGTTTTCTCCTGAAGGATTATGGTTTGAACGGTTTGCCGAGAAATACGAATCGAAACTAGCAGCAGCAATTGATTATTTACTAGAAAATTCTGGGTAA
- the proC gene encoding pyrroline-5-carboxylate reductase — protein sequence MTKQTDSYEPIAMEKSSIKLGIIGGGVMGEAILSRLISGQIYQPLEVIASEPQPSRRNFLQQQYGIQVTTENAKVLSADTVVLAVKPQIFAAISQDLADVSSRGAQMSAPTTTQLPLIISIMAGVTLQQLEAAFSHLPVIRAMPNTPATVGVGMTAIALGARTSDSHKQIALQLFSAVGEVVEVSESLMDAVTGLSGSGPAYVAILVEALADGGVAAGLPRNIANQLAQQTVKGTLQLLQETSIHPAELKDRVTSPGGTTIAGVSALEKAGFRSALIEAVVAATKRSRELGNQ from the coding sequence ATGACAAAACAGACTGATAGCTATGAGCCGATCGCTATGGAAAAATCGTCAATTAAGTTAGGTATTATTGGTGGCGGGGTAATGGGAGAAGCCATTTTATCCCGCCTTATTAGTGGGCAAATTTATCAACCTCTAGAAGTCATAGCCAGCGAACCGCAGCCGTCACGTCGCAATTTTTTGCAGCAACAATATGGCATTCAAGTAACAACAGAAAATGCCAAAGTCTTATCGGCAGATACAGTTGTATTGGCAGTAAAACCGCAGATATTTGCAGCAATTAGCCAAGACTTAGCAGATGTATCCAGTAGGGGCGCACAAATGTCCGCCCCTACTACAACACAATTGCCGTTGATAATTTCCATCATGGCAGGCGTAACCTTACAGCAGCTAGAGGCGGCTTTTTCTCATTTACCAGTGATTCGGGCAATGCCCAATACCCCTGCTACAGTTGGTGTAGGTATGACGGCGATCGCTTTAGGCGCTCGTACCAGCGACTCTCACAAACAAATTGCCCTGCAACTCTTTTCAGCAGTAGGAGAAGTTGTAGAAGTCTCAGAATCCCTCATGGATGCCGTTACGGGGCTTTCTGGTTCGGGTCCAGCTTATGTCGCAATCTTAGTAGAAGCATTAGCCGATGGTGGCGTAGCCGCAGGCTTACCCCGAAATATTGCTAACCAACTCGCCCAGCAAACCGTCAAAGGCACGTTGCAGCTATTGCAAGAAACAAGCATTCATCCAGCCGAATTAAAAGATCGCGTCACTAGCCCCGGCGGAACGACAATCGCGGGAGTCTCAGCCTTAGAAAAAGCAGGCTTTCGTTCTGCCCTAATTGAAGCCGTAGTTGCTGCAACAAAGCGATCGCGAGAACTGGGGAATCAGTGA
- a CDS encoding energy-coupling factor transporter transmembrane component T family protein, which yields MDLLRSLPIGLYLEQPIAWLHRLDPRVKLAWLLSFLAAPIMANSLYRVSLVILLILITLTAGIPWRVWRQQMGWLLTLSFFVLILGAVSPDGLGVDPQPRLPTAEQSEMLVLGNEFDAGAGSREQGAGSREQRGQGGQGGQRQPTTNYQLPTTNYQYVLFQYWIITVTRRSVELALRLSTSLFTLIYSTNLYLLTTAPEEITAGLESLMLPLRRFKLPVTEIALTLTLSLRFIPLVMEEVQNLIRSVRTRAINWKKLGIKGALRVWMVVAERLLENLLLRAEQMAKAMTVRGFTTPNTHRVQWHQLRFTVRDWIALACLVAFWGIRLTWGSEI from the coding sequence ATGGACTTACTGCGATCGCTACCCATAGGGTTATATCTAGAACAACCGATTGCTTGGCTGCATCGACTCGATCCGAGGGTGAAGTTGGCTTGGTTGCTCAGCTTTTTAGCAGCGCCAATTATGGCAAACTCTCTATACCGAGTGAGTTTAGTCATCTTGCTCATTTTGATTACTTTAACAGCAGGGATTCCCTGGCGAGTTTGGCGACAACAAATGGGTTGGCTGCTCACGTTGTCGTTTTTCGTCTTGATTTTGGGCGCGGTAAGTCCTGACGGTTTAGGCGTAGATCCTCAACCCCGCTTGCCAACTGCCGAACAGAGTGAGATGTTGGTTTTGGGCAATGAGTTTGATGCGGGAGCAGGGAGCAGGGAGCAGGGAGCAGGGAGCAGGGAGCAGAGGGGACAAGGGGGACAAGGGGGACAACGTCAACCAACTACCAACTACCAATTACCAACTACCAACTACCAATACGTATTATTTCAATATTGGATAATTACGGTAACGCGCCGCTCGGTCGAGCTGGCATTGCGCTTGAGTACGAGCCTGTTTACTTTGATTTACAGCACGAATTTATATTTACTCACAACTGCACCAGAAGAAATTACCGCAGGTTTGGAAAGCTTGATGCTACCTTTGCGACGGTTTAAATTGCCCGTAACTGAAATTGCGCTGACTCTAACGCTGTCATTGCGATTTATTCCCCTGGTGATGGAAGAAGTGCAAAATCTGATTCGTTCCGTGCGAACCCGGGCAATAAATTGGAAAAAGCTAGGCATCAAGGGAGCATTGCGGGTGTGGATGGTAGTGGCAGAACGATTGCTAGAAAACTTACTCCTGAGAGCCGAACAAATGGCTAAAGCGATGACGGTAAGGGGATTTACCACTCCGAATACTCATCGCGTCCAATGGCATCAACTGCGCTTTACTGTTAGAGACTGGATTGCCTTGGCGTGTTTGGTTGCATTTTGGGGAATACGCCTAACTTGGGGCAGTGAAATTTGA
- the acpS gene encoding holo-ACP synthase yields MLRLGTDIIYIPRIEKVIEQFGDRFLRRVYTPNELLDCRYEQNAPSRNAMNKLAGRWAAKEAVVKALGTGWLGVGYTDVEICRQPSGVPTVQLHARALALVDAWGQLQWQLSLSHDGDYAIATAILVCS; encoded by the coding sequence ATGCTACGTTTAGGAACGGATATTATTTACATTCCTCGAATTGAGAAGGTTATAGAGCAATTTGGCGATCGCTTTTTGCGGCGCGTCTACACGCCAAATGAGCTATTGGATTGTCGTTACGAGCAAAATGCTCCTAGTCGTAATGCGATGAATAAACTAGCTGGTAGATGGGCGGCGAAAGAAGCTGTGGTCAAAGCTTTGGGGACTGGCTGGCTGGGCGTAGGCTACACTGACGTTGAGATTTGCCGTCAACCGAGCGGCGTTCCTACCGTACAATTACACGCACGAGCGTTAGCGCTCGTAGATGCTTGGGGACAGTTGCAGTGGCAGTTGAGTTTGAGCCATGACGGAGATTACGCGATCGCTACGGCGATCCTCGTCTGTTCTTAG
- a CDS encoding anthranilate synthase component I, protein MKPMQPWYWRSLPLEQRSGSEIFAALFRPDANPDAIATLLESPAPTSEDRSQLARYSICAGIPRIIDGQPQLWTPPVGEILPFLQQLLECKGAGSASVQGAGGERAGGAIPATSHQPLATSHSLDSRLPIPDSLPFTGGWLGWLGYDLAWEIEKLPYVKSDPLPFPVAYWYEPECFAVLDHLEQILWLAVSVPQQLDDLQERLEKSEVKSQKSKVKNNCEFRIQSAEGEAQRYSEFLLLTHQEEYETAVCRAKKYIQAGDIFQANLSLRFETSTSASSWQIYQALQQINPSPFASYWQTPWGAVISCSPERLVQLHDRQVQTRPIAGTRSRGATPAQDRDLAQDLLSNTKEIAEHIMLVDLERNDLGRVCEWGSVVVDELLAIERYSHVMHLVSNITGTLKPEYNAIDLIRAVFPGGTITGCPKVRCMEIIEELEPVRRSLFYGSCGYLDWRGNLDLNILIRTLLYSREQKAGSREQSKRAEGAEEAEGEKSRATSHQPLATLPTPDSRNQVWGQVGAGIVADSDPEREWYESLHKAQAQIIALKRTEK, encoded by the coding sequence ATGAAACCCATGCAGCCTTGGTATTGGCGATCGCTTCCTTTAGAACAACGTAGCGGTTCTGAAATATTTGCAGCCCTATTTCGCCCCGATGCCAATCCAGACGCGATCGCAACTCTACTAGAAAGTCCTGCTCCCACATCCGAAGATCGTTCTCAACTGGCGCGTTACTCTATCTGTGCTGGCATACCCCGCATTATCGACGGACAGCCGCAACTGTGGACACCACCTGTTGGGGAGATTTTGCCATTTTTGCAGCAGCTATTGGAATGTAAGGGAGCAGGGAGCGCTTCGGTGCAGGGAGCAGGGGGGGAAAGAGCTGGGGGAGCAATTCCAGCCACTAGCCACCAGCCACTAGCCACTAGCCACTCACTCGACTCCCGACTCCCGATTCCCGACTCCCTCCCTTTTACTGGAGGATGGCTGGGTTGGTTGGGTTACGATCTGGCTTGGGAGATTGAAAAGTTACCCTATGTAAAATCAGATCCCTTACCATTTCCTGTTGCTTATTGGTACGAGCCTGAGTGTTTCGCCGTTCTCGACCACTTAGAACAAATTTTGTGGCTGGCTGTTTCCGTACCACAGCAGTTAGACGATTTACAAGAGCGACTTGAAAAGTCAGAAGTCAAAAGTCAAAAGTCAAAAGTTAAAAATAATTGCGAATTCCGAATTCAGTCAGCCGAAGGCGAAGCGCAGCGTTATTCCGAATTCTTACTACTCACCCATCAAGAAGAATACGAAACGGCTGTCTGCCGAGCAAAAAAGTACATTCAAGCTGGAGACATTTTTCAGGCAAATCTTTCTTTGCGCTTTGAAACCAGCACGAGCGCTAGTAGCTGGCAAATTTATCAAGCACTGCAACAAATTAATCCGTCTCCCTTTGCTAGTTATTGGCAGACTCCTTGGGGAGCAGTCATTAGCTGTTCGCCAGAAAGATTGGTGCAATTACACGATCGCCAAGTCCAAACAAGACCAATTGCAGGCACGCGATCTCGGGGAGCTACTCCCGCCCAAGACCGTGATTTAGCTCAAGATTTGTTAAGCAATACTAAGGAGATTGCCGAACATATCATGCTCGTAGATTTGGAACGTAACGATCTAGGGCGTGTCTGTGAATGGGGTTCTGTCGTTGTCGATGAATTACTAGCGATTGAGCGATACAGTCACGTCATGCACCTTGTGAGTAATATTACTGGTACGCTCAAACCAGAATACAATGCGATCGATTTAATTCGCGCCGTGTTTCCTGGGGGTACGATTACTGGCTGTCCTAAAGTCCGTTGCATGGAAATTATTGAAGAATTGGAGCCAGTCCGCCGCAGCTTGTTTTACGGTTCCTGCGGTTACTTAGACTGGCGCGGTAATTTAGACTTGAATATTTTGATTCGGACTCTGCTGTATAGCAGGGAGCAGAAAGCAGGGAGCAGGGAGCAGAGTAAGAGAGCTGAGGGCGCTGAGGAGGCTGAGGGAGAAAAATCACGCGCCACTAGCCACCAGCCACTAGCCACTCTCCCAACTCCCGACTCCCGCAATCAAGTTTGGGGACAAGTTGGAGCGGGGATCGTTGCTGACAGCGACCCCGAGCGAGAATGGTATGAGTCTTTGCACAAAGCTCAAGCCCAAATCATCGCCTTGAAAAGAACGGAAAAATGA
- a CDS encoding YggS family pyridoxal phosphate-dependent enzyme yields the protein MTIQIAERIALIRQQLPATVRLIAVTKQVSVEAMRVAYQAGIRDFGESRIQEAASKQQQLQDLPDITWHLIGSLQSNKAKKAVELFQWIHSLDSLKLAQRLDRLAQELSCRPQVCLQVKILSDPNKSGWTIPDLLASLPELNRCHNLQIEGLMTIPPLDLNDVEILNVFEQTRDLADKIRQQHWSNLQMHQLSMGMSDDYQLAVQAGATMVRLGRIIFGDRSYQ from the coding sequence ATGACTATTCAGATTGCCGAACGTATTGCGCTTATCCGTCAACAACTTCCAGCTACCGTCCGGTTAATCGCCGTCACCAAGCAGGTATCCGTAGAAGCGATGCGAGTAGCATATCAAGCCGGAATTCGGGATTTTGGCGAAAGTCGCATTCAAGAAGCCGCTAGCAAACAGCAGCAGTTACAAGATTTACCAGACATCACTTGGCACTTAATTGGTAGCTTGCAAAGCAATAAAGCCAAAAAAGCTGTAGAACTTTTTCAATGGATTCATTCTCTCGATAGCTTAAAGTTAGCTCAACGTCTAGACCGACTGGCACAAGAGCTATCTTGCCGTCCTCAAGTGTGTTTGCAGGTCAAAATTCTCAGCGATCCAAATAAGTCTGGTTGGACTATTCCCGATTTGTTAGCCAGCTTACCAGAATTAAATCGCTGTCACAACCTGCAAATCGAAGGCTTGATGACAATTCCACCCTTAGATTTGAATGATGTCGAAATCCTCAATGTTTTCGAGCAAACTCGCGATTTAGCCGATAAAATTCGGCAGCAACACTGGTCTAATCTTCAGATGCACCAGCTATCAATGGGAATGTCTGACGATTACCAATTAGCCGTCCAAGCTGGAGCAACAATGGTACGTTTAGGACGGATAATTTTTGGCGATCGCAGTTATCAGTGA